TGACGGCGGCGAAGCTGCGGCTGGTCTGGTTGAGGTACCGGTAGCAGGTTCGGAGGCCACATCCCAGTGAGTCCTGAGGGCAGAGCGGGCCGGGGGCCGCGGGTTGGAGCCGGGGGGCGGcagcgggcggcggggccgggggggctcCGCACCGCTGCTGCTGTCCCCGCCGCTGTCCCGCTGTCCGCGGGGGTTTCCGCGGCGGGGACAGCGTCAGTGTCCGCCGGAGCACGGACACGGCCCGGGAGCCGGCCGCCATGGGGGCGGCAGCATTGGGGGGCTGcggccgctccgctccgccccAGGCCTGAAACCCGCCCCTTAACCCGCCCCGTGCCGCGGCCGGACAAGCTGCCATGTACGGACAGCGCCGGGGCCGTGCGATGAACGGAGAGCCGGGGATGCGCGCAGGGTACCGGCAGCGAGCAGTGCAAGGGATGATCGGAGATAGGGGGATGAATGCGGGTATGGGCAATGAGAAATGCATGGGAAGACTGAGATGCTCGGAGTCAGTGGGATGCTGGCAGGATACCGGCACTGAGCAATGCAAGGGATGGCTGGAGCTGCGGGGAGCTCCGGTAGCACCGGGGCTCTGCGATGTCCGGCACCGAGTAATGCAAGGGATGCTCGGAGCCGGTGGGAAGCTCGCAGGGTACCGGCACCGGGCAAAGCAGGGATGCTTGGAGCCGGTGGGATGCACCAATGAGCAGGATGCCCGGAACCGGTAGGATGCACACACGGTAGGAGCAATGCAATAGGATGCCCGGAGCCGGTACAACCGTGAAGCACCGAGGCGCACACAAGGCGCACAAAGCCGGGCAAAGTCCTATACAAGCTGGATATGGGATGGTCACCCATGGCAACACCGTATCCGCGCCCGGACATGACAGTGcctcccacctcctcctcctcctcccgtgcCCCGCTCCCCACCGGGAGCACCGCGCACCGGCGACAGCGAAGCGCTTCCCGCCGCCCGCGCATCCCTGGCCGCTCACCGTGTCCATCCGCGGCATGACGGCGCGGTAGCCGCCCATCTTGAAGCGGAGCAGGTTGTAGATGTCCTCGGGGTGGCCCAGCCATTTCCGTAGCAGCTCCATAGGGGCCGCGCTCAgaccccgccgccgccgcgcgctcccgccgcccccccCACCCGCCGCTTAACCGGGCACGGGCGGGGCCGCTCCAGCCCCGCCCCGCAGCCAATCACAGCGCTCGGCACATCGCTCGGtggggcgggcgcggcgccgATTGGCGAAGGCGCGCTCGCACCAGGGCAGCGCCAGCCAATAGGGAAGCGTCGCGACTGGTGTGACGGCCAGCGGCGGGCGCTGATTGGCTGAGGCGCGTGTCGGCACAGGCGGAGCGGGAAGGAGTCGGCGGTCCCGAACCTCCGCGTGTGAGCGTGAGGGGAGCGGAGCCGCCATGGAGGTGCGGGAGGGTTGGCGTGGGAAGGGGGCGTGAAAAACcttccagttccaaccccctgtcatggcagggacaccttccactatcccaggttgctctaagccccgtccagcctggccttctcCAGGAGTTCCATCCCAGCTCCCGCCTCCTCCTCACCCGTATCCCATCTAACCCCGTGCTCTGGCAGtaggaagccattcccccttgtccaaagtccttttccagccctcctgagcccctttaggcactgaaAGGGGCTCTGAGATTTCCCTGGAGCCTTGTCCAAgctgggcacccccagctctgagcctgcctccATCACAGAGAGGCTCCAGCCATTAGAGCACCTacatggcctcctctggacttgcttcCAGAGTCCACACCCTTCCTGTGCTGAGAACCCAACACAtacccagctccatcctcatATCCTTCAAAGTGCAAGATTCAgcttttggggttcttttttgTTAGTGGTTTTCTTCCAGAACTTGGGCTTTGATTATcattgtgggtcccttccaattcaggtTATTCTATAATTCTTTGTTTTGGACAGGCACTTAGCCAACACTCTGCAGAAGGGACATTAACCACCTTCCTTGGTTCCATAACCCCATTAATTCGTTTATTCAGCAATCCCATAACCTGCAACCACTCTCTAAGGTGTTGCAGTTCCCAGGGGAGAGACTGTACAAGCAGCCTTGCCTAGGAAGCAGCTGCCTACAGCAGAGGTGTTTAcctccagcattcccagctgatTTGCAATCTATCTTTAAATCCAGTTCCCATTAATGAGACCACTTACACAGCTAAGGAAAATCACTGGTACCATCCTCAACAGGCTGCTGTTAGCCAATTTCAGGCAGCTGGAATTTCCATGTACACCCCAGTTTTTAACCAAGAAACGGCCAGAAAGGACACACTTGAGATGAACATCACTGATTCTAATTCCAGCTTTTATTGTTTTGCTCAAGTCAGCAacttattattaaaataaactcaAATCCAGGGAGAGAGGACAGCAGCAGTTCCCACCTGGTGTACAGAGACAGCTCTATTTCCAAACCTTTCTGCTTTCAGGTTTCCTTGGAGATCCTGAGTTTTATGCAACACTGCCACAcgctgtatttttttttttaatttttacagcaAGATCTGGAATTGGCAGTTTGCCACAAAGCTGAAACCTGTAGGTGCAGAGATGAGCTCCACCAAGCACTGCTGATGTATATTTTGTACAAGCTGAtgtggaaggaggagggagctgtTCCTGCCAGATTAcgtgggagcagctcctcatgTTTAACCACACCcagtcacagcccagcacacaggtATTCAGCTCCAAACAGAGGCAGGATTATTTAATTCCTAATTAATCAAGCTGCTTAGGCAGAGGGATATCCTCTGTTTTGCTGACTCCTCCAGGGTCAAGGGACAGGGTCACCAGACCACAGCAATCCCCTGCTCTACCCTTTACACTTCCCATCCACTCCCACCTGAATGGGGTGACCAATGCACCTCAGACCTGGTCAAACTCTTTACactatgacaaaaaaaaaaaacatggacaaccactttttcctttctgcagccaCTCAGAGGACCTGGGACCTCCACTGAGCACTTAACTCTGCCAACTCCCTAAGGACCAAACTCAACAGCCTAAAAGAAACCATAGAGACCTTCTAGGACAACGAGGAGCATGGATCAGAGACCACCCAGCACCCTGCAGGACAGATCACCCAGTGACTGGGGAAGGGTCCCcatcccctggcagcagctcaggctggcacTGAGGGCACCACCACGTCAGTCTCTTGAAGCCATCCGAGGATCCAAAAGTGCCCTTCATCAGGGGATGTCCCAGGGGACACTGCTCCTTCTGGTACACCTGGGGGTGCAGCCCTTGGCCACGCAGTTTGTTGTGCAGCCACTCAGAGCTGAACTGAAGGGCGCAGTCCAGGAGATGCTCCAGATCTGAGAGAGCCAAAAGGGAGCCTGGTGTTAAAGGGTGGATCCTGGCCAGGTACAAGATCTCGTTCTTGATGATGTTCCCTGGGAGGGGTCAGAAACAAGGAGACAGTAAGGATATTTCTAATCAAGGTAGTGCAGGCTGCTGGCTCTAACTTGTGATTTCTGCTTCaaggagcacagccagcaaCACCACTCCCTGTACCAGCAGTGGCATCCAAAAAGTAGACTTAGAGCTGAGATTCAACTGGAAGAGGTTCTCTTCCCTCTACTGTTGTTACAGACCTTGAAGATGACCACATGCCCTCAGCTGGATCAACCAGAAACTCTTTAACTAAAGAGAAAACCACCTAGACATGCACTTCTGCATCTGTGGACATCCCACCCACCTTCCTCCATTTCTCCTTCTGCCCCTATTCCCTGGAACTCACCCAGCCCTGAAAAATATCTTTGGTCTAGGAGGGTGTAGCAGATGGGATCGGGTGCACGGAGGGCACGCAGCGCCTGGCCTCGGTGGAATTCCACAGACAAGATGTCAGAAGCAGgatcagccctgggagaggagcaCCAGAGCATCTGGCAGTTGTAGAAAACAAGGAAGCCTCCGCTCTCAAAGTGCAGAACCAGCCTGGGAGAAGCAGAGAAGTTGGATTTTCTCATCAGAAACATCTCTGAACTACTTGTTATACTCTGCAGCTGGCCACTGTCTCAAGGCAAGGCGGCATCTTTAACAACTGCAGCCATGAAGCTTGGTGGTGAACCCACACAGCTGGTGGGAAGTTTTTCCTACTGCTGCCCTGTGACCCTGGTTGACAAAGCCTTCAGCAGTACAGTCCACAAATCAGAGAAATGGATGTTAAAAGTAGCACAAAAAATGTGTCTAAAAATACTTGTATAGAAATAAAGTCATCcttcaaaaaaaatcacagaatcatagaatgtttcGGGTTGGAAGAGAACTCAAAGATCATCTTGggccaccctctgccatgggcagggacaccttcccccaccccaggttgctccaagcctggccttggaaacttccagagcagccacagcttctctgggatgCTGTTCCCCCTTGCTCTGTACAATTCCAGTGGGATACAGGACACAAACCACAGCCATGGTTTCAATTCACTGCTGCCCTTTACAGCATCACTCCAGCCTGTGATTCCAGGTGTATGAGATGTTTGTTATTTATCTAAGACGTTTTAAAAAACACCTAACTGGGAGAAACCGGCATTTTTAGGGCATGATTCAGCCTGGCATCCTAAAAATTCTCTCTTCAAGGTAAAAATCTTAGCAGAGCTGGTACTAAAATCCCCAGACAACTGCATCCTACAATTCCACTGTGGATTCTCTGGTTGAACACACCCCACATTCACTCATGCCTTAAAAATTATCAGAGAAAATCAAGGCTAAGAGCATTCCCACACAGATTTGCTTTGGGAGACTAGAGGAAATACCTGGGCACAGGATCCTTCCAGTCCCCCCTTTTGTTGGCTCTGCTTGCCCTCGAGAACTCGTTTGCGCGGACGCTGCCGAACATGCCAAAGTGGATGCGCAGCCAATTGCCCCGAccctctgctgcctctggggcTTCAGATCTTGAGTTCTGGGCTTCCTGCAGCTCATCatcctgggaatggggatgtgGAAcaccagcctgtccctgctgtccctgagcaggaCAGTGTGCCCCACAAGCAGCCTCTCTTTGCAGCGCTGTCTCTTCTGCAGTTGGCCCAACGGGACCTTCAGCTGCCACAAATGCCAGGTACAAGTTCTTCCCATGAACCTGAGAAaagagctgggatgtgctgatGATCCATAAAGGATCATAACATCCTAGAAAGACTGGGTTCAaatggaccttaaagctcatctcattctaAGCCCCCACCCATGGGCAAGGACAAcctccactagaccaggttgctcagccCTCATCCAACCTgattttgaacacttccaggcataATACCTCTGGCTGTTTCCATACAAGTGACTTATTTTCTACAACCTCTATTAGAGGGCACATCAGCCCACTCAGAACATGGGATGCATCAGCATCCAAGCCATTCCCATCAGAGCCGGGGTCATCCTTGCAGATTCCTTTCTTTGCCTGCCTGAAGCACAAGGTGCTTAGATACCACTCAATTCTGAATCCCTCACAGGGATTCCCATCAGGGGTTTGAAATTGGTCATCATCACTTCTGATTCCTCTTCCCACTTTGTGCTGGGcacattttgtgttttaattttgctCCACACCTTTAATcagaggtgaggctgcaccagGGTTTGGCCAGTCAGGTCCAAATCATCATCTGGAGGTGTGAGGCCAGTGAAGCCCCAGCAGGACTGACCCAGTGTGACTTCTGACAAGTACCCACAGCACAGACATCTCAACTTAGCCAGGTGAAACCCTCAGGGAAACATTCACAGGTTCTGCACCTTCTGTCACCCAGGTGTGGGGCAATGGTGATTTCTGCCCTCAGACTTGTCATGGATCTGTAAATTCAACTCACCTGGGAGTCCTGGAGCCTCAGGGCATTCAGATCATTGACACTgagcttcctgctgcttcccccCACCCTGGCCACCACTTGTCCCACAAAAGGGGAGGTCAGCAGCTGGAACTTCCTCACTGAAGGGCCCTCTGgcatctccagcagctgcagggggatTAGCAGGTCCTTGTCACACTCTGCCCTAGACTTGAAGGGAAGCTGCAAGTCAGAAATACACAAAACATTCTCCTAATTTTCCTCCTTAAGTTCCTGTGGTAAAATCTATGAAGATAAATGGGACCAAGGAGGAGGATGAGTTCTCATCCTAGTggatatatataatttaatctAACACAGCCCTGAATAACATACTCCAATGGCAGATTTCATGCTGCAAGTAGGAATTTGGCCTGGGGAATCTCCCAAAGtccctttttttcctggggcagtgggaggtttCCCTGCCCACATCACTGGGAATGGAAGTAGACAATCTTTAAGTTCCCTTCAACCCATTCCATTCTGTAATTTTGTGATTAGTGACCCGGAACCAGCACAGGCCAGTGACCCATCTTTTTCCCCATACACCACGGGGAGTGCTGCTCCCATGGAAAGATCAGCCCTGGAATTAGAACATCCCCACCCCTGGCTTTACCCACTGCTTGCCCCACTGACTGCAATGGCATGGAACCAGTTGGGGAGCATTCCTGCACTCTGCTAAAAGCATTGGGAGCAGAAAGCTCTGAATGAGGGGGAGATGAGGCAGcaccatcctgcagctccttccaggaAGTCACACCAATACACGAGGAGTTATTTCTGGCATGAAGCCCCAGTTCCTTGCAGCTCTTCTGAGGActcctgctggctgtgggtgtGCAAGAAAAGCTCAGCTTGGCTTTCATCCCACAGTGCCAGTTCTCCCTGCAGACTAATCCCAGAGACCAGCACTGATCAGAGGCTCAGATTCAAGCTCCACAGCACTCAGTGCAGGGCTCTGAGgcacctggcacagctctgagaCCGCTTGATGAGAAACTTAACAGCAATCCTGGGGCCCCCCACCAGAAGAGCCATTCCCACTTCATGCCAGccattcctgtgctgcagcacaaaccAAATCCCTTTTGGAAGGCCTCAAGAGGAAAACATGTTAGGGAACATTAATTTAATGTCTTAGATCCAGGTACAGATATTACATCAAAACTAGATTTAGCAAGGGTAAAAGACAGAGCTTTAGTCCTCTGCCTTCAAGGGCATGTGATGATTATTCACAGGCCTGCTCCAGCTTTATTGAAAAAATCTGCATATTATGTTGATCAAGAGACAGCTAaaaagatgctgctgctgccaaaggcaccagcagcagttTGGATCCCTGGAAACAGCTGGGCACAAGGAGTCTGCCCTGGCTGTCCAGGCACTGGCTTCACAGATTGAGTGCCAGGACAGCCCTGTGAACCCCGAGCTCACATCCCAGGGACGTTCAtcacctgcagagctctgcctgctgctaaGTCAGCTCTCCACAGCTCCTTGGAAGTGCTGGGAGCTCTCTAAGGTGTTAATGCTCACACTGCCCCAGCAAAGGAATACTCCTCctcaaaaggaaaaactgccctgctccccaccaCATCAGAAACACCAGCATCTGCCATCCTTATCCCTTGTACCGGATTCCCTTATCTCCATGTACCTccttatttcacatttttactCTAGATCCATTTCAGTCTCATCCACAGCACTCCCCCCtccaaggaggaagaggaggaaaaccaTCCCCAGCCCTCTGCAGGGCATGACACCCATCTCACCATGAGCATGGtacctctgcagctctggggcaggcaGCCAGGCCTCCAGGACAAACCCTCCCCCTGTATGGGCTCATTCCCAGTCCTTGTGCCCAGACAAAggcccagcacccccagcagaACAGAGCAAGGACAAGCTCAGGCAGctcaccccagctctgcctgcagccagggattGCAGGAAGGCTCCCTGTGACCTTACAGCCCCGGGCAAGGCTCCTGCAGGGACTTCAAGGCGCAGCTCTGACCCTCCACATGCAGTCAGGGGGGTGCAGAGCTCTCTATCTTCTCACACTGAACCAAGCATCATTTTGCCGACACCATCAGAAAACAGGCATTGATTTCCCATCCCATTCTCACCCACACTACCCCAGGGCAGTGAAGGCGCCCCCTGCTTTTCCCCCAAGCCCCACATTCCTGCATCCAGCTCTCTTCCACTGCTCTCCCCATGCCCACCGTGTGCATCCATTTGGGGAGCAGGCTGGGCAGCCTTCCCCCCCCTACTTCATTACCTCTCCTTTACTCCTCACAGCCCTTCCTCTATCTCTACGCACCCTCAACAGGAGTGGGCACAGCCAAAGCCCTTCCACCCACTTCTTTATAAGGGAGGAAgatcctccctcccctccccaaaaaGCAGGGGAGCTCCCCAGttggctgctggggcagcgaTGGGCGGGTTCCAGGTGCTGATCTCACTCACCCCACCAGCTGTACCGGTTTGGAAACTGGTTGGATTGGGGAGGAAGCTGGGCAGTACCTGGCAGGGTGATtgggtgctcagagcagggctgtgcccctgcacagtgggaggtggctcagcacattttaaaaacaagtgattggcgtttttcacagtgCAGCCCTGGTAGACAGCATGATTTCAGCTTCCGGCTGTTGTCTCTGAGTTCAGCTGGAAGCACTCAGGCTGAACAAGGCCTGCCGAGTAAAATTCAGTGAGAAGACCAAACATCGGAATCATGATGGTTTTTAAGTGTCCtcaagggttttttccctctctgctgtgttCAGGGGCTTTTCCTCATTTATATTAAAATCATagtcacagactggtttgggttggaagggaccttagggATCATGCAGTTCCACCTctttgccatgggcagggacaccttctactagaccaggttgctccaagccctgcccagcctggctttgagtTACTCCAGGCTGGGTCTGTCACCCCTGAGTTTTTCATCTTGTGTTGGCTGTCTCAAATCCTATGTATAGGATTGTAGGATTGTATAGCCTCTGTGTGGCTCAACACTGATTTTCCTGCAATGACTCATTGCTTGGGAATTTCCAGGCAATTAATTTACCAAAGATTTTTGTTCTTGTTAATAAcctaatatttattaaataggAATTTTTTATataggacaaggagtaatgggtGCAAGTTGAAGGAAGGcaaatttagattagatattaggaagaaattattaacTTTGAGAGTGGTCAGAAATTATTAACtttgagacactggaacaggctgccaaAGGTGGTtgagctgccccatccctggaagtgtcaaaGGCCAGGTTCAATAAGGCCTTGAACAGACTGGtctagtggaagttgtccctgctcatggcagggggagGGACGAGgtgagctttaaggttccttccaacattttcacattttatgaTTTCAGTAAACATTTTCACCATGAGGGTGGTCAGACACTGAACAGGAACCCAGAGAGGTGGTGAGGTTTCCATCTTGGGGTATGTTCAAAACTTGACTGAACAGAGCTCTGATAAATCTGATCTCATCTGTTCTGATTTTAAATTCCTTGTAATTTTTTCATTGTGAGCTCTCTAGGACAGGACCCACTTCACCATTTCTTCTCCAGGTGCATTTCatgttttcagtatttcatCATTTACCCCCTGCCCTCTCCAAGAAGCCTATGAGGGTAGACAGAATCAAGAAGAAACCTTCTGGTTTTATTATCattgttttatttccattagTTCTAAAGGTGTAGAAGTTACGTGGATTGGTAGCCATACTACTTCATAATAGatatttttttacatctttAAATAATTACAGCTTGTTCAGTCGGTTGGTTTCCCTCTCCCCCTTACAAATAAGTGTTTGTTTCCATGAAACCTTCCCAGATGACCTGGGAAGCTTCAAACTTTATacatggggagaaaaaaaagggcaaaacaaaacaccacccCAGACATAGTCACAGCTTCAATGTTACATTGAGAGTTGTTGATTGGTTTTAAAGCTCCCTTGCAATATTCCTGAGCTCCTCCTGATTGCACCCTCTCCATCCAAGCCCATAAGATTGCAAGTGATCTGTGCATGTTGTCTGATCAATTGACAAAGAATAACTGAAGTGAATCAAGATAATGCACTTCCACAAAGAGCAAAGACATTTAGAAGTGGTTAAATGACCTTTCTTGGCTCCCTGTCCTGGTTCTCATGTGCCCATCTCACTTTGGTGGCCACTGGGCCATTGCCAAGGTCTAGTTTGACACACCCAAACCTTGTGCTATAAACCCTTCAGCATCAACATTTTCGTGATTAGGGGTGATCTCAAGTGGAGCAAATCCcacaaatgcagttttaaatGTGCTGAGGTGTTTTGCAGGAGTGGGCCCTTCCCTCTTGCTCCTCAGAGAAGGGATAGTTCTCTGCCCTGTGTTTGTGTAGGACCTGGTGTGGATCTCATGAGGTTCTCCAGCAATGAAAGCAATAATAAAACCAATAATTACTTTGCTTTAATGGGTCTCTAATAATTGTATCTAATTCATTACCAAAGCAGGCTCTAACTGCCTCCCCCATCAGAGGCAGGGAAGCGGAGCTCAGGTGGAACCTGTAATTTTGTAATTAGCTCCTCTTGTTGGAGGGAGCTGAGTGAACTGACAGTGGCAGCACTTTAATCCTCCTGTCCTGTGAGTATCCCTTGGTCTGTCACCTCTGGAGTTTGTCATCCTGCATTGGCCATCCTTGCAAGACGTGGCTCTGAGTGATTCCTAGCCTTGGAAACCATGTTTAGCCTCCCACAATGACTCCTTACATGGGAATCCCCAAATGTGAATAATTAATTTGCCAGTGATTCTTGGGAAAACATTTCCAGCATGAGAGcagtcaaacactggaacaggaaCCCAAAGAGGTGCTGGGATTTCCATCCTTGGGAATATTCAAAAGTTGCCTGAACAGGGCCTTGAGAGACCTGATCATGTCCCTTCTGAGTTAAATTATTCTGTAATTTGATCATCAGAAGTCCTGAAGAAGGGGACTCATCAGTTATGGTGTGTTTGTACTCCACCTGAAATGTTGATGCTCATCTGAGATCAGTCTCTCACCATCCTGATATCAGCACTGGCGTGAAAAAGACAAAATCTCCTGGGCCAACAGCAGCTTTACAACAGTTTTGGGTGATTGAAAAGAACCACAGAACCTGGTGTATCCAAACTTCTGCTTTTGGTACAGAAAGGGGGACAAAAGAGCTAATTTCTACCCCTAAAGAGTTCTCCTCTACCCCTAAAGCTGTCCTCCAGAGCTTCACCTTTTGAAATCAGATCCCTTGTTCTGTTAGCAGGGACTTTTAAATGCTCCTCACTCTGTTTCAAAAATAGTTTTTCAGGCTTTGAGGAAGGCTAAAATCCAGTTAATAAATCTCTACTAAGGAGACATAAGGCAGATATGttctgaagggatttttttttccttctggcatTATTAGCAGAGTTCTTTCTGGCATCTCTGAGTGGATTTtaagggaggagaaaaattCCACCAGGGAATTTGGCtttgagggaaggaggaggagcacagcaatagggaagggaatggagaaccAGTGTGAGCCTCCAGATGGAAGGAGAAATGGGGCTGTGGTTGGTCTGGACTTTTAATCCTTATCAGGAGGCTCCACTCCCTCTTGGGGCTTTCCAGGGTAGTTCTGGATCTCTCAAAAGTTGGCATGAGCCACGTGGCATTTTGTGGTGCAGGTTGCTGTGTTATGGCCAGGAATTCAcagccagctcccaggagagctccaatgCCATTTGCAAAGGGATTTACTTAGGGAGGAGTTTGGCTAAAGATCTTCCTGCCAATGGAGAAACACCTTGGTGTTTTCAcctcaaattcttttttttttcaaggctATTTTTGGCCTCTTCTCTACAGCCTAGCAGGTCTgaacaaaatcacagaatttaatttctttgtattCATGTTTCATGAATGTCTTTCCCTCATCTGTAATTAGCACTAATGAGGCTAAACATTGCATTAGCTCCACAAAACAATGGAAACTGGTGCAAACACCACCCAGCTGTTCCCATGGCACCATTGCCATGGTGCTTTTCCCTAGGGAATGTGGAGGCTCTGTCACCCCTACAAAACCCTGCAAATCTGAGCTATGGAGAGAACGAGGAATGTGGAGACTCTCCAGTCATAACCAGTCCAGTTGAATCCTTCTCCTTAGAGAAGCTTTTACAccaaagggaggaaaagagtGAGTTCAAGCAAAGACAACACAATGCCATTCTTTTGCTCCAAACCTGTCCGTGGCTCTCCTCTTCACCAAGTCACGTGCCTTAGTTTGTGTGGAAGAACTCTCCTTGTGGGAGTGTTAAACAGTGGGAGGCAGAGGGTGGCACATTTGGGAGGGTTGCACAATCCCCCTTGGAGATTTTTCACTTGGTAGTTCTGTACTTGAGTTCTGGATGCGGGGAGGAAAAGAGGGGAGGGCAAGAAGGGTAACAGAGCTTGGGAGCAGACAGAAACCAGAGTGAAGAATCTTGCAGGATGAGGTCTCCCAGGAACTCTGCATGGACAGGCAAAGCTGTCCTTCCTTGGAAATGTTGATGCAAACGTCATGGGAAGCATCTGGTGAAGCACttgggctgcccaggggagcTGTGGCATCTGCCCTGCTGGAGTTTGAGTTTGTTAAACCAGAGGCAGAGCAGTCAGGGCTGGATTAGGCAGGATTGATCCCTTTGGGAAAAGGGAATGAGTCCTGCTCTTTGCATCTTTTCCAACTCTATTTGCCAGGATTCCCTGGTAGCTGAGAGCCTTATGGGCAAGCAAACAGTCAAGTCTTGTTTAATGGAGTTGTGCTTC
This window of the Ammospiza nelsoni isolate bAmmNel1 chromosome 3, bAmmNel1.pri, whole genome shotgun sequence genome carries:
- the NEIL2 gene encoding endonuclease 8-like 2, yielding MPEGPSVRKFQLLTSPFVGQVVARVGGSSRKLSVNDLNALRLQDSQVHGKNLYLAFVAAEGPVGPTAEETALQREAACGAHCPAQGQQGQAGVPHPHSQDDELQEAQNSRSEAPEAAEGRGNWLRIHFGMFGSVRANEFSRASRANKRGDWKDPVPRLVLHFESGGFLVFYNCQMLWCSSPRADPASDILSVEFHRGQALRALRAPDPICYTLLDQRYFSGLGNIIKNEILYLARIHPLTPGSLLALSDLEHLLDCALQFSSEWLHNKLRGQGLHPQVYQKEQCPLGHPLMKGTFGSSDGFKRLTWWCPQCQPELLPGDGDPSPVTG